In one Capricornis sumatraensis isolate serow.1 chromosome 1, serow.2, whole genome shotgun sequence genomic region, the following are encoded:
- the LOC138084526 gene encoding olfactory receptor 5K3-like — MTEDNHSLTTQFILIGFTNHPELKTLLFQVFFTIYLITMVGNLGLVALIVTEHRLHTPMYIFLGNLALMDSFCSSAITPKILENLFSKDRMISLYECMAQFYCLCLAETTDCFLLAAMAYDRYVAICKPLQYHTMMSKKLCIQMTTGAYIAGNIHPTIHVGFLFRLTFCKSHQINHFLCDVLPLYRHSCVDPYINELMIFIFAGSVLVFTIATVIISYLFILFTIFKMKSKEGKGKALSTCASHFVSVSIFYGSLLFMYVRPNSVNDEDKDIPVAIFYTLVIPLLNPFIYSLRNKEVINAIKKIMKNL, encoded by the coding sequence ATGACTGAGGATAACCACTCCTTGACAACACAGTTTATCCTGATAGGATTTACAAATCATCCAGAGCTGAAGACCCTTCTGTTTCAGGTGTTCTTTACCATCTATCTGATCACCATGGTGGGGAATCTTGGCCTGGTGGCATTGATAGTTACAGAGCATCGTCTTCACACACCAATGTACATCTTCTTGGGTAACCTTGCACTGATGGATTCCTTTTGTTCCAGTGCCATTACCCCAAAGATACTAGAGAACCTTTTTTCTAAAGACAGAATGATTTCCCTCTATGAATGCATGGCACAATTTTATTGTCTCTGCCTTGCTGAAACTACAGATTGCTTTCTCCTGGCAGCAATGGCCTATgatcgctatgtggccatctgcaaaccaCTGCAGTACCACACTATGATGTCAaagaaactctgcattcagatgaccACAGGGGCCTACATAGCTGGAAACATTCATCCCACAATTCATGTAGGGTTTCTGTTTAGGTTAACTTTCTGTAAGTCTCACCAAATCAATCACTTTTTGTGTGATGTCCTTCCATTATACAGACACTCTTGTGTGGATCCTTATATCAATGAATTGATGATATTTATCTTTGCAGGGTCAGTTTTAGTCTTCACTATTGCCACAGTAATAATCTCttacctttttattcttttcacaatTTTCAAGATGAAGTCCAAAGAGGGAAAAGGCAAAGCCTTATCTACCTGTGCATCCCACTTTGTCTCTGTCTCAATATTCTATGGTTCCCTTCTTTTCATGTATGTTCGACCAAATTCAGTTAATGACGAAGATAAAGATATACCTGTTGCTATTTTTTATACTCTGGTGATTCCCTTGTTAAACCCATTTATTTATAGCCTAAGAAATAAGGAAGTCATAAATGCTAtcaaaaaaattatgaagaatttATAA